In Nocardia sputorum, a single genomic region encodes these proteins:
- a CDS encoding class I SAM-dependent DNA methyltransferase has product MPSFADFDRRDYRTVDVATGYDGWAPTYEQTVLDEMDLALLGRLHLDLGRVRRAADLGCGTGRTGTWLRERGLTHIDGVDVSQGMLALAAERGAHTTLTRADVRATGLAGGAYDLVIASLIDEHLPELAPFYAEAWRLAAPGARCVLVSYHPQFIMVSGMPTHYTDPSGEPVAISTHLHLISEHLTAGLAAGWVLTEVAEALVDDAWLARKPKWAALRGHPFTLATVWSRPE; this is encoded by the coding sequence ATGCCCTCCTTCGCCGATTTCGACCGCCGCGACTACCGCACCGTCGACGTCGCCACGGGGTACGACGGCTGGGCGCCCACCTACGAGCAAACGGTCCTGGACGAAATGGATCTCGCCCTGCTCGGGCGATTGCACCTGGACCTCGGCCGAGTACGGCGCGCGGCCGACCTCGGTTGCGGCACCGGCCGAACCGGAACTTGGTTGCGAGAGCGCGGGTTAACGCACATCGACGGGGTCGACGTGAGCCAGGGGATGCTGGCGTTGGCCGCCGAACGCGGCGCCCACACCACGCTGACCCGCGCGGACGTGCGCGCCACGGGACTGGCGGGCGGCGCCTACGACTTGGTGATCGCGTCACTGATCGACGAGCACCTACCCGAGCTTGCGCCGTTCTACGCGGAGGCATGGCGGCTGGCCGCGCCGGGCGCGCGATGCGTACTGGTCAGCTACCACCCGCAGTTCATCATGGTGTCCGGAATGCCGACGCACTACACCGACCCGTCCGGTGAACCGGTGGCGATCAGCACCCACTTGCACTTGATCAGCGAGCACCTGACGGCAGGCCTGGCCGCGGGCTGGGTGCTCACCGAAGTAGCCGAGGCCCTGGTGGACGACGCCTGGCTGGCCCGCAAGCCGAAATGGGCCGCGTTGCGCGGCCATCCGTTCACGCTGGCGACGGTGTGGTCGCGCCCGGAGTAG
- a CDS encoding ATP-binding protein translates to MVRRSGGRIVGGVAGGLADHLDVDVFKVRMAFVLLSALAGAGIVAYGLLWIFSPGGSDQAKPSGAERRQAIGLAMLGLGLAVAVSWVFSGTAAKVIAPIIVVAVGAALVWREYDVDGPRSLLGMPARPSVVTWSRIVAGATLIVAGLGVVVLARIDLSSLGSALLAVAVTLVGAGLLTVPLWLRMMRALNAERAARIRNEEREEIASHLHDSVLQTLALIQRQADDPQEVLRLARSQERELRKWLFEDAGPAQSSLAAALRTIAGEVEDQHGVKVAPVTVGDVSMDIDGSGSGLPKEHFTALLGASREALVNAAKHAGVPEIDLFAEVEPHQVSIFVRDRGSGFDLASVPEDRRGLAKSVRGRIERRGGQVDILSTPGRGTEVRIIMPRSDSGCPATDEEPARAAGTAR, encoded by the coding sequence ATGGTCCGCCGGTCCGGCGGCCGGATCGTCGGCGGAGTGGCGGGCGGTCTGGCCGACCATCTGGACGTCGACGTGTTCAAGGTGCGGATGGCGTTCGTGCTGCTGTCCGCGCTGGCCGGGGCGGGCATCGTCGCCTACGGGCTGCTGTGGATCTTCTCGCCGGGCGGGTCGGACCAGGCGAAACCCTCCGGTGCGGAGCGGCGGCAGGCGATCGGGCTCGCCATGCTCGGGCTCGGCCTCGCGGTCGCCGTGTCGTGGGTGTTCAGCGGGACGGCGGCGAAGGTGATCGCGCCGATCATCGTGGTCGCGGTCGGTGCGGCGCTGGTGTGGCGGGAGTACGACGTCGACGGGCCGCGTTCGCTGCTCGGAATGCCCGCGCGGCCCTCGGTGGTCACCTGGTCGCGCATCGTCGCCGGTGCGACGCTGATCGTGGCCGGTCTCGGCGTGGTGGTGCTGGCTCGGATCGATCTGAGCTCGCTCGGATCGGCGCTGCTCGCGGTCGCGGTCACGCTGGTCGGCGCCGGGCTGCTGACGGTTCCGCTGTGGCTGCGCATGATGCGCGCGTTGAACGCCGAGCGCGCCGCGCGCATCCGCAACGAGGAACGCGAGGAGATCGCCTCGCATCTGCACGATTCCGTGCTCCAGACGCTCGCGCTCATCCAGCGCCAGGCCGACGACCCGCAGGAGGTGCTGCGGCTGGCTCGCAGCCAGGAGCGGGAGCTGCGGAAATGGCTGTTCGAGGATGCCGGCCCCGCGCAGTCGAGCTTGGCCGCGGCCCTGCGCACCATCGCGGGCGAGGTGGAGGATCAGCACGGCGTGAAGGTGGCGCCGGTGACCGTCGGCGACGTGTCGATGGACATCGACGGCTCCGGATCGGGTCTGCCGAAAGAGCACTTCACCGCATTGCTGGGGGCGAGCAGGGAAGCGCTGGTCAACGCCGCGAAGCACGCGGGCGTCCCGGAGATCGACCTGTTCGCCGAGGTGGAGCCGCATCAGGTGAGCATCTTCGTCCGTGACCGCGGCTCCGGCTTCGACCTCGCGTCCGTGCCGGAAGACCGCCGCGGCCTGGCCAAGTCCGTTCGCGGACGGATCGAGCGCCGCGGGGGCCAGGTGGACATCCTGTCGACGCCGGGCCGCGGCACCGAGGTCCGGATCATCATGCCGCGCAGTGACTCCGGTTGCCCCGCCACGGACGAAGAGCCCGCCCGCGCTGCGGGCACCGCCCGCTAG
- a CDS encoding serine/threonine-protein kinase produces the protein MTERARPTVGPQYLVAGRYRLQSKLGGGGMGAVWLAHDRLLDRDVAIKQVLTTAGLDEEEANAVRNQIMHEGRVAAKLSHDHAIAVYDVVLEAGEPWLVMEHLPSRSVAKALALVDTLPPIEVAQIGAQVADALAAAHAVGIVHRDIKPGNILVADRGPGVGMAKLSDFGISRGAGDLSDEPDGVITGTPSYLPPEVARGAQPTKASDVFSLGATLYTAIEGQPPYGFDEDSDVIVHRAAMAQIIPPTRSGALTQALLHMMEPAPQRRPTMAEARDEILTAAFGPGTGPYILGAPVRTEDGTIPFWAARNSASGIRSPHSTPLPRPHRNHVGATAAAPPQRARNPQPSNAPLAIAVGLLIGLIIIIAIIVAVL, from the coding sequence GTGACCGAACGCGCTCGTCCCACTGTCGGCCCCCAGTATCTCGTCGCAGGCCGCTATCGCCTCCAGTCGAAGCTGGGGGGCGGCGGCATGGGCGCGGTCTGGCTGGCGCACGACCGCTTGCTCGACCGGGACGTCGCCATCAAACAGGTGCTCACCACGGCCGGGCTGGACGAGGAAGAGGCGAACGCCGTCCGCAACCAGATCATGCACGAGGGCCGGGTCGCCGCGAAACTCTCGCACGACCACGCGATCGCCGTCTACGACGTGGTGCTCGAAGCCGGTGAGCCCTGGCTGGTGATGGAGCACCTACCTTCCCGCAGTGTCGCGAAAGCGCTCGCGCTGGTCGACACCCTGCCGCCGATCGAGGTCGCGCAGATCGGCGCCCAGGTCGCCGACGCGCTGGCCGCCGCGCACGCGGTCGGCATCGTGCACCGGGATATCAAGCCGGGCAACATCCTCGTCGCCGATCGCGGCCCCGGCGTGGGCATGGCGAAACTCAGCGACTTCGGCATCTCCCGCGGTGCGGGCGATCTGTCCGACGAACCGGACGGTGTGATCACCGGCACCCCCTCCTACCTGCCGCCCGAGGTGGCGCGCGGGGCGCAGCCGACCAAGGCCAGCGACGTGTTCTCCCTGGGCGCCACGCTCTACACCGCGATCGAAGGGCAGCCGCCGTACGGCTTCGACGAGGACAGCGACGTCATCGTGCACCGCGCCGCCATGGCGCAGATCATCCCGCCGACCCGCAGCGGCGCGCTCACCCAGGCGTTGCTGCACATGATGGAGCCCGCGCCGCAGCGCCGCCCGACCATGGCCGAGGCGCGTGACGAAATCCTCACCGCCGCTTTCGGCCCCGGCACCGGACCGTACATTCTCGGCGCGCCCGTCCGCACCGAGGACGGAACCATCCCGTTCTGGGCCGCCCGCAATTCGGCGTCCGGCATCCGCAGCCCCCACTCCACGCCGCTCCCCCGCCCGCACCGCAACCATGTGGGCGCCACCGCGGCCGCACCTCCGCAGCGCGCCAGGAACCCGCAGCCGAGCAACGCCCCCTTGGCCATCGCCGTGGGCCTGCTGATCGGCCTGATCATCATCATCGCGATCATCGTCGCCGTCCTCTGA
- a CDS encoding DNA polymerase Y family protein yields MRPGSKRVLALWCPDWPAVAAAAVAGLPATRPVAVLFANRVVACSAIARAEGVRRGLKRREAQARCPELFLAQQDQDRDARLFEPVVAAVAATVPGVEVLRPGLLVLAARGAARFFGSEEAAAERLVDAVAAAGAEAQIGIADELSTAVIAARRAAIVPAGAGARFLAPLPVGELAVEPSLAAPERADLVDLLHRLGLRRIGDFAALSAAEVASRFGTDAVLAHRCARAEPERPPSARQPPPDLVVEYRCDPPIERVDAAAFAGRLLATRLHSALAAAGLACTRLSVHAETGAGEDLSRIWRCAEPLTPEGTADRVRWQLDGWLTRRDGARPTAPITVLRLEPVEVITAGALQLGLWGGDGEEDERARRALIRVQGLLGGESVRVGVLSGGRGPADRITMVTLGDELVPAADPAQPWPGRLPEPAPAVILLNRPLVRLEAADGALVKVTDRALFDADPALLRWGSKQWRLTGWAGPWPVDERWWAPDSGDAEYTARAQVQLDDAPAADKVLLLIYHDETWRAEGLYD; encoded by the coding sequence ATCCGGCCGGGGTCGAAGCGGGTGCTCGCCCTGTGGTGCCCGGACTGGCCCGCGGTCGCCGCGGCGGCGGTGGCGGGACTGCCCGCGACGCGGCCGGTGGCGGTGTTGTTCGCCAACCGGGTAGTGGCCTGTTCGGCGATCGCGCGAGCCGAAGGGGTGCGTCGCGGCCTGAAACGCCGAGAAGCTCAGGCGCGGTGTCCCGAGCTGTTCCTCGCGCAACAGGATCAGGATCGCGACGCGCGACTGTTCGAACCGGTGGTGGCGGCGGTGGCCGCGACGGTGCCCGGGGTGGAGGTGCTGCGCCCCGGGTTGCTCGTGCTCGCCGCGCGAGGTGCGGCGCGGTTCTTCGGGTCCGAGGAGGCGGCGGCCGAACGGCTGGTCGACGCGGTGGCCGCGGCCGGGGCGGAGGCACAGATCGGGATCGCCGACGAGCTGTCCACGGCGGTGATCGCCGCCCGGCGCGCCGCGATCGTGCCCGCGGGGGCGGGAGCGCGCTTCCTCGCACCGCTGCCGGTCGGGGAACTCGCGGTCGAGCCGAGCCTGGCCGCCCCGGAACGCGCCGATCTGGTCGATCTGCTGCACCGCTTGGGTTTACGCCGGATCGGGGATTTCGCCGCGCTCTCGGCGGCGGAGGTCGCCTCCCGGTTCGGGACCGACGCCGTGCTCGCGCATCGCTGCGCCAGGGCCGAGCCGGAGCGTCCGCCGTCCGCGCGGCAGCCGCCGCCGGATCTGGTGGTGGAGTACCGCTGCGATCCGCCGATCGAGCGGGTCGACGCGGCGGCCTTCGCCGGGCGCCTGCTCGCCACCCGGCTGCACAGCGCGCTGGCGGCTGCCGGGCTGGCCTGCACGAGACTTTCGGTGCACGCGGAAACCGGGGCTGGAGAAGATCTTTCGCGGATCTGGCGCTGCGCCGAGCCGCTCACCCCGGAGGGCACGGCCGATCGGGTGCGCTGGCAGCTGGACGGCTGGCTCACCCGGCGCGACGGCGCGCGACCCACCGCGCCGATCACCGTGCTGCGGTTGGAACCCGTCGAGGTGATCACGGCGGGCGCGCTGCAACTCGGATTGTGGGGTGGAGACGGGGAAGAGGACGAGCGTGCCCGTCGTGCGTTGATCCGGGTTCAGGGGTTGCTCGGCGGGGAATCGGTGCGGGTCGGCGTCCTGAGCGGCGGGCGCGGGCCCGCCGACCGCATCACCATGGTCACGCTGGGGGATGAACTCGTTCCCGCGGCCGACCCGGCGCAGCCCTGGCCGGGGCGGCTGCCCGAGCCCGCCCCCGCCGTGATCCTGCTGAACCGTCCGCTGGTGCGGCTGGAAGCCGCCGACGGCGCGCTCGTCAAAGTCACCGACCGCGCCCTGTTCGACGCCGACCCCGCACTGCTGCGATGGGGAAGCAAACAGTGGCGGCTGACCGGCTGGGCGGGCCCGTGGCCGGTGGACGAACGCTGGTGGGCGCCCGATTCGGGCGACGCGGAGTACACCGCCCGCGCACAGGTCCAACTCGACGACGCCCCTGCCGCAGACAAAGTGCTGTTGCTGATCTATCACGACGAAACTTGGCGCGCCGAGGGGCTTTACGACTGA
- a CDS encoding error-prone DNA polymerase, whose protein sequence is MGWGNGPPSWAEMERVLSGRPGRTNPDAMYPGDGGDSPAWSRKRGEYRAEPVRGAEAPPVPYAELHAHSAYSFLDGASPPEELVEEAVRLGLTAIALTDHDGFYGTVRFAEAAREWGMPTVFGAELSLGTAAEPRVPGSASGHAVAPDSAPRTGAPDPAGPHLLVLARGQEGYRRLSREIAAAHMAAGEKGILRYDLDTLTAAAEGHWQILTGCRKGHLRQALELDLRTGSTRLERAEAALRELTDRFGADRVSVELTQHGIPEDDERNAHLIALADRVGLPVLATTGAHFAAPSRRRRAMALAAIRARQSLDEIAGWLAPVGGAHLRSGAEMARLFADCPQAVANAAALARECAFDLQLIAPHLPPFDVPAGHDEQSWLRELTMAGAAARYGTPEQNPEAYRQIEHELAVIDKLEFPGYFLVVHDIVSFCKDNDILCQGRGSAANSAVCYAIGITNVDPVRNHLLFERFLSPERDGPPDIDVDIESDRREEAIQHVYRKYGREYAAQVANVITYRGKSAVRDAARALGFSPGQQDAWSKQVSRWTGVGAETNTDIPAEVLELAADIEGLPRHLGIHSGGMVICDRPIADVCPVEWARMPGRSVLQWDKDDCAAIDLVKFDLLGLGMLSALHYMIDLVREHKGETVELHSLDLAEPEVYEMLARADSVGVFQVESRAQMATLPRLRPRSFYDLVVEVALIRPGPIQGGSVHPYIRRRNGVEDVVYDHPALKNSLERTLGVPLFQEQLMQMAVDVAGFTAVEADQLRRAMGSKRSTERMERLKARLYQGMREQHGITGEVADRIYEKLYAFANFGFPESHSQSFAAIVYYSAWFKLHHPAAFCAGLLRAQPMGFYSPQSLVADARRHAVAVHGPDVNASRAEATLEAQGTEVRLGLAAIRQIGDDLAERIVAARGERPYTSFLDLTGRVELTVAQAESLATAGALGSLGITRREALWAAGAAAGERSDRLPGTGAATTAPALPGMSDLELAAADVWATGVSPGSYPTEFLRPHLDALGVVPAAGLLTVPDGSRVLVGGAVTHRQRPATAEGVTFLNLEDETGMVNIVCSLGLWRRYRRLAQGAAALLIRGRVQNAEGVVSVVAEHLQRMDLRMASKSRDFR, encoded by the coding sequence GTGGGCTGGGGCAACGGTCCGCCCAGCTGGGCGGAGATGGAGCGGGTGCTGTCCGGGCGGCCCGGGCGGACCAACCCCGACGCGATGTATCCGGGCGACGGCGGCGACAGCCCGGCGTGGTCGCGCAAGCGCGGCGAGTACCGCGCCGAGCCGGTGCGCGGCGCCGAAGCGCCGCCGGTCCCGTACGCGGAGCTGCACGCGCATTCGGCCTACAGCTTCCTGGACGGCGCCAGCCCACCGGAGGAGCTGGTGGAGGAGGCGGTGCGGCTCGGCCTGACGGCGATCGCGCTCACCGACCACGACGGCTTCTACGGCACCGTCCGCTTCGCCGAGGCGGCCAGGGAATGGGGAATGCCCACCGTCTTCGGAGCCGAGCTGTCCCTCGGCACGGCCGCCGAGCCGCGCGTTCCCGGCTCCGCGAGCGGGCACGCCGTCGCCCCCGACTCGGCGCCGCGCACCGGCGCGCCGGACCCGGCCGGGCCGCACCTGCTGGTGCTGGCCCGCGGCCAGGAGGGCTACCGCAGGCTCTCCCGCGAGATCGCCGCCGCGCACATGGCCGCCGGGGAGAAAGGCATCCTGCGCTACGACCTCGACACTCTCACCGCGGCCGCCGAGGGGCACTGGCAGATCCTGACCGGGTGCCGGAAGGGACACCTGCGTCAGGCGCTCGAGCTCGACTTGCGCACCGGCAGCACCCGCCTCGAACGGGCGGAAGCCGCGCTGCGTGAGCTGACCGACCGCTTCGGCGCCGACCGGGTGAGCGTGGAGCTGACCCAGCACGGCATCCCGGAGGACGACGAGCGCAACGCGCATCTGATCGCCTTGGCCGATCGCGTCGGCCTGCCCGTGCTCGCCACCACCGGAGCGCATTTCGCCGCACCGAGCCGGCGTCGCCGCGCCATGGCGCTCGCGGCGATCCGGGCCAGGCAGAGCCTGGACGAGATAGCGGGCTGGTTGGCCCCGGTGGGCGGCGCGCACCTGCGGTCCGGGGCGGAAATGGCGCGGTTGTTCGCCGACTGCCCGCAGGCGGTGGCGAACGCGGCGGCCCTGGCCCGCGAATGCGCCTTCGACCTGCAACTGATCGCGCCGCACCTGCCGCCCTTCGACGTGCCCGCCGGGCACGACGAACAGTCCTGGCTGCGCGAGCTCACCATGGCGGGCGCCGCGGCGCGCTATGGGACCCCCGAGCAGAACCCGGAGGCCTACCGGCAGATCGAGCACGAACTCGCGGTGATCGACAAGCTGGAGTTCCCCGGCTACTTCCTGGTGGTGCATGACATCGTCAGCTTCTGCAAGGACAACGACATCCTGTGCCAGGGTCGCGGTTCGGCGGCCAACTCCGCGGTCTGCTACGCCATCGGCATCACCAATGTCGACCCGGTGCGCAACCACTTGCTGTTCGAGCGTTTCCTCTCCCCGGAGCGCGACGGTCCGCCCGACATCGACGTCGACATCGAATCCGACCGCCGCGAAGAGGCCATCCAGCACGTCTACCGCAAGTACGGCCGCGAATACGCCGCGCAGGTGGCCAACGTGATCACCTACCGCGGCAAGTCCGCGGTCCGGGATGCCGCACGGGCGCTGGGGTTTTCACCCGGGCAGCAGGACGCGTGGAGCAAGCAGGTGAGCCGCTGGACGGGCGTCGGCGCCGAGACGAACACCGACATCCCCGCCGAGGTGCTGGAACTGGCCGCCGATATCGAGGGCCTGCCCAGGCACTTGGGCATCCACTCCGGCGGCATGGTGATCTGCGACCGGCCGATCGCCGACGTATGCCCGGTGGAATGGGCGCGCATGCCCGGCCGCAGCGTCCTGCAGTGGGACAAGGACGATTGCGCTGCCATCGATCTGGTGAAGTTCGACCTGCTCGGCCTCGGCATGCTCTCCGCGCTGCACTACATGATCGACCTGGTGCGCGAGCACAAAGGCGAGACCGTCGAGCTGCACTCGCTGGACCTGGCCGAGCCCGAGGTCTACGAGATGCTCGCGCGCGCGGACTCGGTCGGCGTCTTCCAGGTCGAGTCGCGCGCGCAGATGGCGACCCTGCCCAGGCTGCGCCCGCGCAGCTTCTACGACCTGGTGGTCGAGGTGGCGCTGATCCGTCCCGGCCCGATCCAGGGCGGCTCGGTCCACCCCTACATCCGCAGGCGCAACGGTGTGGAGGACGTCGTCTACGACCATCCGGCGCTGAAGAATTCGCTGGAACGCACGCTCGGCGTGCCGCTGTTCCAGGAGCAGCTCATGCAGATGGCCGTCGACGTCGCCGGATTCACCGCCGTCGAGGCCGATCAGCTGCGCCGCGCCATGGGCTCCAAGCGGTCCACGGAACGCATGGAGCGCCTGAAGGCGCGGCTCTACCAGGGCATGCGCGAGCAGCACGGGATCACCGGCGAAGTCGCCGACCGGATCTACGAGAAGCTCTACGCATTCGCGAATTTCGGCTTCCCGGAAAGTCATTCGCAGAGCTTCGCCGCGATCGTCTATTACTCGGCCTGGTTCAAACTGCATCATCCCGCCGCCTTCTGCGCGGGTCTGCTGCGCGCCCAGCCGATGGGGTTCTACTCGCCGCAGTCGCTGGTCGCCGACGCGCGCAGGCACGCGGTCGCGGTGCACGGTCCCGACGTCAACGCCAGCCGGGCCGAGGCGACGCTGGAGGCTCAGGGCACCGAGGTGCGCCTGGGCCTCGCCGCGATCCGCCAGATCGGCGACGACCTCGCCGAACGCATCGTCGCCGCCAGGGGCGAGCGGCCCTACACGTCCTTCCTCGACCTGACCGGCCGGGTGGAACTGACTGTGGCGCAAGCCGAATCGCTCGCCACGGCGGGCGCGCTCGGCAGTCTCGGGATCACCCGCCGCGAGGCGCTCTGGGCGGCGGGCGCGGCCGCGGGCGAGCGCTCGGACCGGTTGCCAGGTACCGGCGCGGCCACCACCGCGCCCGCTCTGCCCGGGATGAGCGACCTCGAGCTGGCGGCCGCCGATGTGTGGGCCACCGGCGTCTCGCCGGGCAGCTATCCGACGGAATTCCTGCGCCCGCACTTGGACGCGCTCGGCGTCGTACCGGCCGCCGGCCTGCTCACGGTGCCCGACGGCTCGCGTGTGCTGGTGGGCGGCGCGGTAACGCACCGGCAGCGTCCCGCCACCGCGGAGGGCGTCACCTTCCTCAATCTGGAAGACGAGACCGGCATGGTGAACATCGTCTGCTCGCTGGGGCTGTGGCGGCGCTACCGGCGCCTCGCCCAGGGCGCTGCCGCTCTGCTCATCCGCGGCCGGGTGCAGAATGCCGAAGGCGTGGTCAGCGTGGTCGCCGAACATCTCCAGCGCATGGATCTGCGGATGGCGTCCAAATCGCGCGACTTCCGTTGA
- a CDS encoding SDR family NAD(P)-dependent oxidoreductase, translated as MTDASAEPTRRRDRDLTGRHVLITGASSGIGRAAAVAVAGKGATVFLLARRGEELAAVVDEIRAAGGSAYGYSCDVTDTGSVDHVVETILREHGHVDMLVNNAGRSIRRAIHRSTDRLHDFERTMAVNYFGALRLTLALLPRMRERKFGHIVNISSAGVQMAVPRFAAYLASKAALDKFTEVAAVETMADGVTFTTIHMPLVRTPMITPSGDQGPAESPEWAAATIVRALTERPKRIDVPLGTIAEYGALLAPKIRDRVLHRYYRSLPDSPAAKGEPNAPGEPADPTAALPVPRTRSTARRVTGTALRRAARWVPGTHW; from the coding sequence ATGACCGACGCATCCGCTGAGCCCACCCGGCGCCGCGACCGCGACCTCACCGGACGGCACGTCCTCATCACCGGAGCGTCCTCCGGAATCGGCCGGGCGGCGGCGGTGGCGGTCGCGGGCAAGGGCGCCACCGTCTTCCTGCTCGCGCGCCGGGGCGAGGAACTCGCCGCCGTCGTCGACGAGATCCGGGCCGCGGGCGGCTCGGCCTACGGATACTCCTGCGACGTCACCGATACCGGCTCGGTCGACCACGTGGTCGAGACCATCCTGCGCGAACACGGCCACGTGGACATGCTGGTCAACAACGCGGGCCGCTCGATCCGCCGCGCCATCCACCGCTCCACCGACCGGCTGCACGACTTCGAACGCACCATGGCCGTCAACTACTTCGGCGCGCTGCGGCTGACGCTGGCCCTGCTGCCGCGGATGCGGGAACGCAAGTTCGGGCACATCGTCAACATCAGCAGCGCGGGCGTGCAGATGGCCGTGCCGCGGTTCGCGGCGTATCTGGCCAGCAAGGCGGCGCTGGACAAGTTCACCGAGGTGGCGGCCGTCGAGACCATGGCCGACGGCGTCACCTTCACCACCATCCACATGCCGCTGGTGCGCACGCCGATGATCACCCCGAGCGGTGACCAGGGCCCCGCGGAGTCCCCCGAGTGGGCTGCGGCGACCATCGTGCGCGCGCTGACCGAACGGCCCAAACGCATCGACGTACCGCTGGGCACCATCGCCGAATACGGCGCGCTGCTCGCCCCGAAGATCCGCGACCGCGTCCTGCACCGCTACTACCGCTCCCTGCCCGACTCCCCCGCGGCCAAAGGCGAACCGAACGCGCCCGGCGAGCCGGCCGACCCCACTGCTGCGCTCCCCGTACCCCGCACCCGGTCGACCGCGCGCCGCGTCACGGGTACGGCCTTACGCCGCGCCGCCCGCTGGGTGCCCGGCACCCATTGGTGA
- a CDS encoding alpha/beta fold hydrolase, with protein MDLTLGQVTFGDVRIAYRDSGVGAVSDIPVLLVHGMGGDGHTWDRFARVLVRSGRRVIIPDLRGHGRSSHADSYLFDDFGDDLLRLCDHLELPAVDLVGHSLGGYAVSRVAQERPELVRRLVMEECPLPLQSGAEEVRLTRRFPTVPELWHATSSLVRHPRAVLAFDRSMTKTALEQFRKPNPEWWDRLSDITAPTLVLCGGPGGMVDPEKLTGLQAGLADCTVATFTCGHSIHRDRYWEFAAAVRPFLAG; from the coding sequence GTGGATCTGACGCTGGGCCAGGTGACATTCGGAGACGTGCGGATCGCCTATCGGGACTCGGGGGTGGGCGCGGTCAGCGACATCCCCGTGCTGCTGGTGCACGGGATGGGCGGCGACGGGCATACGTGGGACCGGTTCGCGCGCGTTCTGGTGCGGTCCGGACGCCGTGTGATCATCCCCGATCTCCGCGGACACGGCCGTAGCTCACACGCCGATTCCTATCTCTTCGACGACTTCGGCGACGATCTGCTGCGCCTGTGCGACCATCTGGAGCTGCCCGCGGTGGACCTGGTCGGGCATTCGCTCGGCGGTTACGCGGTGTCGCGCGTCGCGCAGGAGCGGCCGGAACTGGTGCGCAGGCTGGTCATGGAGGAGTGCCCGCTTCCGCTGCAGTCCGGCGCCGAGGAAGTGCGTCTGACCCGCCGGTTTCCCACCGTGCCCGAACTCTGGCACGCCACCTCGAGCCTGGTCCGGCACCCGCGCGCGGTGCTCGCGTTCGACCGCTCCATGACGAAGACGGCGCTCGAGCAGTTCCGCAAGCCGAACCCGGAGTGGTGGGACCGGCTCTCCGACATCACCGCACCCACCCTGGTGTTGTGCGGCGGCCCGGGCGGCATGGTGGATCCGGAGAAGCTCACCGGCCTGCAAGCCGGCCTCGCGGACTGCACGGTCGCCACCTTCACCTGCGGCCACAGCATCCATCGCGACCGCTACTGGGAGTTCGCCGCCGCCGTCCGGCCGTTCCTGGCGGGCTGA
- a CDS encoding response regulator has translation MRVFLVDDHAVFRSGVRAELSREADMEVVGEAGGVAEAVAGINAERPDVVLLDVHMPDGGGVAVLAGIEPGPVCLALSVSDAAEDVIAVIRAGARGYVTKTISGAELADGIRRVAGGDAVFSPRLAGFVLDSFTGRSPVPEPPLDPELDSLTPRELEVLRLLARGYTYREIAETLFISVKTVETHASNVLRKTQQSNRNALTRWAHRRRID, from the coding sequence GTGCGGGTCTTTCTCGTCGATGATCACGCCGTTTTTCGGTCGGGTGTGCGTGCCGAATTGAGCCGGGAGGCGGACATGGAGGTGGTCGGGGAGGCCGGCGGGGTGGCGGAGGCGGTGGCCGGGATCAACGCCGAGCGCCCGGACGTCGTCCTGCTCGACGTGCACATGCCCGACGGCGGCGGGGTGGCGGTGCTGGCCGGCATCGAACCGGGACCGGTGTGCCTGGCGCTGAGCGTGTCCGACGCGGCCGAGGACGTGATCGCGGTGATCCGGGCCGGCGCCAGAGGGTATGTGACCAAGACGATTTCGGGGGCCGAGCTGGCCGACGGCATCCGCAGGGTGGCGGGCGGCGACGCGGTCTTCAGCCCGCGATTGGCCGGATTCGTGCTGGACTCGTTCACCGGGAGGTCCCCGGTGCCCGAGCCGCCCCTCGACCCCGAACTCGACTCACTGACGCCGCGCGAGCTGGAGGTGCTGCGCCTGCTCGCCCGCGGCTACACCTATCGCGAGATCGCCGAAACCCTGTTCATCTCCGTGAAAACAGTGGAGACGCACGCCTCCAACGTGCTGCGCAAGACTCAGCAGTCCAACCGCAACGCCCTGACCCGCTGGGCCCACCGCCGCCGCATCGACTGA